In Sphingobacteriaceae bacterium, the following are encoded in one genomic region:
- the gldC gene encoding gliding motility protein GldC encodes MKTSTIKFNVTVDENHLPEKIEWEAPDAGNKSTAESVMIALWDKKENNTLRIDLWTKNMSIDEMKKFYVQNLLTLTETYLRATGDDIGAGKAKKFFQEFGKELNVLQ; translated from the coding sequence ATGAAGACCAGCACGATAAAATTTAATGTTACTGTAGATGAAAATCATTTACCCGAAAAAATTGAGTGGGAAGCTCCCGATGCAGGGAATAAAAGCACGGCAGAAAGCGTAATGATAGCACTTTGGGATAAAAAAGAAAATAACACCTTAAGAATTGATTTATGGACTAAAAATATGAGCATTGATGAGATGAAGAAATTTTATGTTCAAAATTTGCTTACCCTAACTGAAACTTATTTGCGAGCAACCGGTGATGATATAGGGGCCGGAAAAGCTAAAAAATTCTTTCAGGAATTCGGAAAAGAATTAAATGTTTTACAATAG
- a CDS encoding RsmD family RNA methyltransferase, producing MRIIGGAFHGKILKVPSGLPVRPTTDFAKEALFNILSNKISFDEIKVLDLFCGTGHISYEFASRGVKQITCVDQSIKCCGYVKSISKELNFNLSVVKADVFSFLSSNSYPYDLIFADPPYDLKDIAQIHASVFNRNLLNPGGYLIIEHGAKTNLETLTYFLEKRKYGNVNFSFFKKNSEQ from the coding sequence ATGCGGATCATAGGAGGCGCCTTTCATGGAAAAATTCTAAAAGTGCCTTCAGGTTTACCTGTTCGTCCAACTACCGATTTTGCTAAAGAGGCTTTGTTTAATATTTTAAGTAATAAAATAAGTTTTGATGAAATTAAAGTATTGGATCTGTTTTGTGGCACCGGTCATATTTCTTATGAATTTGCATCTAGAGGGGTAAAACAAATTACCTGCGTTGATCAAAGTATTAAATGTTGTGGATACGTCAAATCAATAAGTAAAGAATTAAATTTCAATTTGAGCGTAGTGAAAGCAGATGTTTTTAGTTTTTTAAGTTCAAATAGTTACCCATATGATTTAATTTTTGCTGATCCGCCTTACGACTTAAAAGATATTGCGCAAATACACGCTTCTGTTTTTAATCGTAATCTATTAAATCCCGGTGGATATTTAATTATTGAACATGGCGCTAAAACCAATTTGGAAACATTAACTTATTTTTTAGAAAAAAGAAAATATGGTAATGTGAATTTCTCCTTTTTTAAGAAAAATAGCGAACAGTAA
- a CDS encoding DUF3822 family protein, translating into MTLVSQIQKAYVATVPVKNITRLSIFLSENHFQFCLSDKSFKQIQLIQTIDLDALTQFRSIEEKISHLIKSHQLTASNFQQVSICLHNTIYTLIPESFYKPENVKQTLEFSSGQQIQTVFTHSFQNMKFSFSPQPNLMNLLEKEFKNATIKSSGIVAIELFFTNSSLKTKDVWINFLDNSIEILAKRDKDLIYYNTFRIENKEEVLYYLLFMAEQFGLDPEKLKLVVSGNILVNSEVHELLKKYIRHVSFAVNAIRFTETSWQLPEHFYFSLVNQHLCGS; encoded by the coding sequence ATGACATTGGTTTCACAAATACAAAAGGCATATGTTGCTACCGTGCCGGTTAAGAATATAACCCGGTTGAGCATTTTTTTAAGTGAAAACCACTTTCAGTTTTGTTTAAGTGACAAGTCATTTAAACAAATTCAGCTTATTCAAACGATTGATTTAGATGCACTAACGCAATTTAGATCTATAGAAGAAAAGATTTCCCACTTAATTAAAAGTCATCAGTTAACGGCAAGTAATTTTCAGCAGGTAAGTATTTGTCTTCATAATACCATATATACTTTAATTCCTGAATCATTTTATAAACCGGAAAATGTAAAACAAACCCTAGAGTTTTCGAGTGGTCAACAAATCCAAACCGTATTTACCCATTCTTTTCAAAACATGAAGTTTTCTTTTTCACCACAACCTAATTTAATGAATCTGTTAGAAAAAGAATTTAAAAATGCAACAATTAAAAGTTCGGGAATTGTAGCCATAGAATTGTTTTTCACTAATTCTTCTTTAAAAACTAAAGATGTTTGGATAAACTTTTTGGATAACAGTATTGAAATTTTGGCGAAAAGGGATAAAGACCTGATTTATTATAACACCTTCCGAATTGAAAATAAAGAGGAAGTTCTCTACTATCTTTTATTTATGGCAGAGCAATTCGGTTTAGATCCTGAAAAATTAAAGCTGGTAGTTTCCGGAAATATTTTAGTTAATTCTGAAGTACATGAATTATTGAAAAAATATATTCGGCATGTTTCTTTTGCCGTTAATGCAATTCGTTTTACCGAAACATCGTGGCAACTCCCCGAACATTTTTATTTTAGTTTAGTTAATCAGCATTTATGCGGATCATAG
- the rpsA gene encoding 30S ribosomal protein S1, whose translation MAEKALVGNPDFDWSSIGKKQENYSNEEKAKFDELYGKSLNTITDLQIIEGVIVAKNNREVVINIGYKSDGVVALSEFRYNPDLKIGDTVEVFVEHAEDASGQLILSHKKARANKSWDRVNAALNTDEIIKGFVKCRTKGGLIVDVFGIEAFLPGSQIDVKPIRDYDVYVGKTMEFKVVKINNEFKNVVVSHKALIEAEIESQKKDIISKLEKGQVLEGTVKNITSYGVFIDLGGVDGLIHITDLSWGRINHPEEIVKLDEKIQVVILEFDDDKKRIALGLKQLTPHPWEALNAELKVGDKIKGKVVVINDYGAFVEIAQGVEGLVHVSEMSWSQHLRSAQEFVKVGDEIEAQILTLDREERKMSLGMKQLTPDPWNMIMEKYSKNSKHSGTVRNFTNFGVFVELEEGVDGLVHISDLSWSKKIKHPSEFCKVGEKMDVVVLEIDGENRRLSLGHKQLEENPWDVFETVFTIDSVHKGTVMTVNDKGATVGLPYGVEGFCPARHLAKAEGGNAKSEEILDFKVIEFSKDAKRIVVSHARLHEEVKDEVRKSDKAAKKAEADDNKKAVKKIKDNVEKTTLGDISALSDLKNKLDNN comes from the coding sequence ATGGCAGAAAAAGCCCTAGTAGGTAATCCGGATTTCGATTGGAGTTCGATTGGTAAGAAACAAGAAAATTATTCAAACGAAGAAAAAGCAAAGTTTGATGAGCTCTATGGAAAATCGTTAAACACGATTACAGATCTTCAAATCATTGAAGGTGTAATAGTAGCAAAAAACAACCGTGAAGTTGTTATAAACATTGGTTATAAATCAGATGGTGTAGTTGCACTTTCTGAATTCAGATATAACCCTGATTTAAAAATTGGAGATACAGTAGAAGTATTTGTTGAACATGCTGAAGATGCAAGTGGTCAATTAATACTTTCTCACAAAAAGGCCCGCGCTAATAAGAGTTGGGATCGTGTAAATGCTGCCTTGAATACAGATGAAATCATTAAAGGTTTTGTAAAATGCAGAACTAAAGGTGGATTAATTGTTGATGTATTCGGAATTGAAGCGTTTTTACCGGGTTCACAAATAGATGTAAAACCAATACGTGATTACGACGTGTACGTTGGAAAAACAATGGAATTCAAAGTGGTGAAAATCAACAATGAGTTTAAAAACGTTGTAGTTTCACATAAAGCATTAATTGAAGCTGAAATTGAAAGTCAGAAAAAAGATATCATTTCTAAATTAGAAAAAGGACAAGTATTAGAAGGAACTGTAAAAAATATTACTTCTTATGGTGTGTTTATTGATTTAGGAGGAGTAGATGGTTTAATTCACATTACTGATTTATCGTGGGGAAGAATTAATCATCCTGAAGAAATAGTAAAATTAGATGAGAAAATCCAGGTTGTAATTCTTGAATTTGATGATGATAAAAAGAGAATTGCTTTAGGTTTAAAACAATTAACTCCGCATCCTTGGGAAGCTTTGAATGCTGAATTAAAAGTGGGCGATAAAATCAAAGGAAAAGTAGTTGTAATTAATGATTACGGTGCGTTTGTTGAGATTGCACAGGGTGTAGAAGGTTTAGTTCACGTAAGTGAAATGAGCTGGAGCCAGCACTTGCGTAGTGCGCAGGAATTTGTTAAAGTTGGAGATGAAATTGAAGCTCAGATTTTAACCTTGGATCGCGAAGAACGCAAAATGAGCTTAGGCATGAAGCAATTAACTCCTGATCCTTGGAACATGATTATGGAGAAGTATTCTAAGAATTCGAAACATTCAGGTACAGTTCGCAACTTCACTAATTTTGGTGTATTTGTTGAATTGGAAGAAGGTGTTGATGGATTAGTACATATTTCTGATTTATCATGGAGTAAAAAAATAAAACATCCTAGTGAGTTTTGCAAAGTAGGAGAGAAGATGGATGTTGTTGTTCTTGAAATCGATGGAGAAAATCGCAGATTATCCTTAGGTCATAAACAATTAGAAGAAAATCCTTGGGATGTATTCGAAACTGTATTTACTATTGATTCGGTACATAAAGGAACCGTTATGACTGTAAATGATAAAGGTGCCACTGTTGGATTACCATATGGCGTAGAAGGTTTTTGTCCGGCTCGTCACTTAGCTAAAGCTGAAGGTGGAAACGCAAAGTCAGAAGAAATTCTTGATTTTAAAGTAATCGAATTTAGCAAAGATGCTAAACGTATTGTAGTATCACACGCTCGTTTACACGAAGAAGTGAAAGACGAAGTAAGAAAATCAGACAAAGCGGCTAAAAAAGCAGAGGCTGATGATAATAAGAAAGCAGTTAAGAAGATTAAAGATAATGTTGAAAAAACAACTTTAGGAGACATTTCTGCTTTATCTGACTTAAAGAATAAGTTAGATAATAATTAA
- the ftsY gene encoding signal recognition particle-docking protein FtsY codes for MSFFSKLFTKENKESLDHGLSKSKESILGKLSKAVAGKSTVDDDVLDNLEEILISGDVGVNTTIKIIKRIEARVKRDKYLTASELNKILKEEVTELINESADLKKINQLAVENKPYVIMVVGVNGAGKTTTIGKLANQFKQAGKNVYLGAADTFRAAAVDQLKVWSERAGVTLISQGMGADPASVAFDTLSSAKSKDADVVIIDTAGRLHNKVNLMNELTKIKNVMKKVIPDAPHEVLLVLDGSTGQNAIEQCRQFTAATEVNALAITKLDGTAKGGVVIGITDEFKVPVKYIGVGEKINDLQLFNAVEFVDSLFSKN; via the coding sequence ATGAGTTTTTTCTCCAAATTATTTACCAAAGAGAATAAAGAAAGCCTCGATCACGGTTTGTCCAAGAGCAAAGAAAGTATTTTGGGTAAATTAAGCAAAGCTGTTGCCGGAAAGAGCACGGTTGATGACGATGTATTAGATAATCTGGAAGAAATATTGATTAGCGGAGATGTTGGCGTAAATACCACCATAAAAATTATTAAACGTATTGAAGCACGTGTTAAGCGCGACAAATATTTAACCGCTTCGGAATTAAATAAAATTTTAAAAGAAGAAGTCACCGAATTAATTAATGAAAGTGCCGACTTAAAAAAAATAAACCAGCTTGCAGTAGAAAATAAACCTTATGTAATTATGGTTGTTGGAGTAAATGGTGCGGGAAAAACCACAACCATTGGTAAATTAGCCAATCAATTTAAACAAGCCGGTAAAAATGTTTATTTAGGTGCTGCAGATACCTTTAGGGCAGCCGCGGTTGATCAGTTAAAAGTATGGAGTGAACGAGCAGGTGTAACTTTAATTAGCCAGGGTATGGGTGCCGATCCGGCCAGTGTTGCTTTTGATACATTAAGTAGTGCTAAATCTAAAGATGCCGATGTGGTGATAATTGATACAGCAGGAAGATTACATAATAAAGTTAATCTCATGAATGAATTAACCAAAATTAAAAATGTAATGAAAAAAGTAATTCCGGATGCGCCTCACGAGGTATTGCTGGTGTTAGATGGAAGTACCGGACAAAACGCCATTGAGCAGTGCAGGCAATTCACTGCAGCAACCGAAGTAAACGCATTAGCCATAACAAAATTAGATGGTACAGCAAAAGGCGGCGTGGTAATTGGAATAACAGATGAATTTAAAGTGCCGGTGAAATACATCGGCGTAGGAGAAAAGATAAATGATTTGCAATTATTTAATGCAGTTGAATTTGTAGATTCACTTTTTAGTAAAAATTAA
- a CDS encoding DUF4295 domain-containing protein: protein MAKKVVATLKSGKGKDFTKVIKMVRSQKTGAYLFKEEIVHNDHIADFLKSK, encoded by the coding sequence ATGGCAAAGAAAGTTGTAGCAACCTTAAAAAGCGGAAAAGGAAAAGATTTTACAAAAGTGATTAAAATGGTAAGATCTCAAAAAACGGGTGCATATTTATTCAAAGAAGAGATTGTGCACAATGATCACATTGCTGATTTTTTGAAATCAAAATAA
- the rpmG gene encoding 50S ribosomal protein L33, whose protein sequence is MARNKNRIQVILECTEHKESGKPGTSRYITTKNKKNTTERIELKKYNPILKRMTVHKEIK, encoded by the coding sequence ATGGCAAGGAATAAAAATAGAATACAGGTTATTTTAGAGTGCACTGAGCACAAGGAAAGCGGTAAGCCGGGAACATCTCGTTATATTACCACTAAAAACAAAAAGAACACCACTGAGCGTATCGAATTGAAAAAATACAATCCGATTTTAAAGCGTATGACTGTTCATAAAGAAATTAAGTAA
- a CDS encoding 50S ribosomal protein L28, with protein MSRICQLTGKKAMGGNSVSFSNTKTRRQFKVNLKRKRFFIPETGEWITLRVSTSALKNINKKGISACLKEAKQNGIL; from the coding sequence ATGTCACGTATTTGTCAGTTAACAGGAAAAAAAGCGATGGGAGGAAATTCAGTTTCTTTCTCTAATACTAAAACTCGTCGTCAGTTTAAAGTGAATTTGAAACGTAAGCGTTTTTTCATACCTGAAACGGGAGAATGGATAACATTACGTGTTTCTACATCTGCATTAAAAAACATTAATAAAAAAGGAATAAGTGCTTGTTTAAAAGAAGCAAAACAGAACGGCATTTTATAA
- the ribD gene encoding bifunctional diaminohydroxyphosphoribosylaminopyrimidine deaminase/5-amino-6-(5-phosphoribosylamino)uracil reductase RibD, translating to MNSQFDKGIMKDLLVYAAKGNPHAYPNPLVACFIVHDHKIVSRGYHEKYGQAHAEVNAIRALPIDISPEHCTLYVNLEPCSHFGKTPPCADLIIEKGFKKVVIANKDPNPLVSGKGIEKLKSQGIELIEGVLEEEGRALNKRFFTFHENKRPHIILKWAETADGFISKLPVPENRSENMISTPEQLIETHQIRAGVDAIFIGKNTAIYDNPELTTRLVEGKNPIRIILDKNLDVPPTHHIFNQAAKTIIFNSKLNSEKDNIQFVQLDFSQNILKHVFAYLYANGIQSVLVEGGKKLLENCLEENYTDEVIIHRNPDKYFGTGLTAPKYRLIK from the coding sequence TTGAATTCACAATTTGATAAAGGGATTATGAAGGATTTGCTGGTTTATGCAGCAAAGGGTAATCCGCATGCTTATCCAAATCCGCTGGTGGCTTGTTTTATTGTTCATGATCATAAAATAGTATCTCGGGGATATCATGAAAAATATGGACAAGCACATGCCGAAGTAAATGCTATACGCGCTTTACCTATTGATATTTCACCGGAACATTGCACCCTGTACGTTAATTTGGAACCCTGTTCGCATTTCGGTAAAACCCCGCCATGTGCCGATTTAATTATTGAAAAAGGATTTAAAAAAGTGGTGATTGCAAATAAAGATCCAAATCCTTTGGTGTCAGGTAAAGGAATAGAAAAATTAAAATCGCAAGGAATTGAATTGATTGAAGGAGTATTAGAAGAGGAGGGAAGAGCATTGAATAAACGGTTTTTTACATTCCATGAAAATAAAAGACCGCATATTATTTTGAAGTGGGCTGAAACCGCCGATGGGTTTATTAGTAAATTGCCGGTTCCTGAAAATCGTTCGGAAAACATGATTAGTACCCCCGAACAATTAATCGAAACCCATCAAATAAGGGCCGGTGTAGATGCCATTTTTATTGGTAAAAACACGGCTATTTATGATAATCCCGAATTAACAACACGCTTAGTAGAAGGAAAAAATCCAATTCGGATTATTCTGGATAAAAATCTGGATGTTCCTCCAACTCATCATATTTTTAATCAAGCAGCCAAAACCATTATTTTCAATTCAAAATTGAATTCAGAAAAAGATAATATTCAATTTGTTCAACTGGATTTTTCACAAAACATTTTAAAGCATGTTTTTGCTTATTTATATGCGAATGGAATTCAGTCGGTGTTGGTAGAAGGGGGTAAGAAATTACTTGAAAATTGCTTGGAAGAAAATTATACCGATGAAGTAATTATTCATCGGAATCCGGATAAGTATTTTGGAACAGGATTGACGGCCCCTAAATACCGTTTAATAAAATGA
- a CDS encoding tetratricopeptide repeat protein, whose protein sequence is MQLVSDNFYSNKKQVLGILFLIPVLLYLKSVFYDFTPFDEQWLILKNKNVLADWSNINLIFSKPLAGMYYRPLLNVWLMLDFHIGGTSPFIYHLSSVVLHGLCVLLLYLILLELQVSKKLSFLFTLIFALHPIHLHAVAWVPGKNDLLLGFFALSALLFLLKYIQSKKLYFFIIHFFFFSASLFTKENAFLLIIPFSILINSQKKSTFLISLLLWTGVICLWYFIRQNIVNHYIPVHGELTNSIIKFIQGLFMAIGKSFLPYPQSVFPIINNFSVLTGIVITILLVILTLKNKLRNKRYGLTGLGIFICLIAIPLWYGANSSSGEHYEHRLYLPIIGLLIFLSQLNINFNHKNFIKAMYILLIVFGIKAFMRMDVYKSPLAFCESGIAENTQYFQFYFEKGNIMYDQKKFSEAIQNFNQALELQSRRPQILHNRANALLEVGKPEEAIADYNLAYEVSGKDPLILVSRCVAFNRIGKIPEAERDLKLLKQSCAQCIPPGLEENIKKNFDRYQFNVIQKLIKEEPGRAIYYVNRAKLYLDHKMPKEALADLQKACELEPENKEFQTYYHELNQSLPR, encoded by the coding sequence TTGCAATTAGTTTCAGATAATTTTTATTCCAACAAAAAACAGGTATTAGGCATCCTGTTTCTAATACCTGTATTACTTTATTTGAAAAGTGTGTTTTATGATTTCACTCCATTTGATGAACAATGGCTCATATTAAAAAATAAAAATGTCCTTGCCGATTGGTCAAATATAAATCTGATTTTTTCCAAACCTTTGGCAGGCATGTATTATCGTCCGCTTTTAAACGTTTGGCTTATGTTGGATTTTCATATCGGAGGAACTTCACCATTTATATATCATTTAAGCAGCGTGGTCCTTCACGGACTTTGTGTGTTATTGTTGTATTTAATTCTATTAGAACTTCAGGTAAGTAAAAAATTATCATTCCTTTTCACGCTTATTTTTGCTTTGCACCCCATTCATTTACATGCGGTAGCCTGGGTGCCCGGTAAAAATGATTTATTGCTTGGCTTTTTTGCTTTGAGTGCACTTTTATTTTTACTCAAATATATTCAATCCAAAAAATTATACTTTTTCATTATACATTTTTTCTTTTTTAGTGCATCTCTTTTCACCAAAGAAAATGCTTTTTTATTAATCATTCCTTTTTCCATTCTAATAAATTCGCAAAAAAAATCAACTTTTTTAATATCCTTACTATTATGGACCGGCGTTATTTGCCTTTGGTATTTTATCCGACAAAATATTGTTAATCATTATATTCCGGTTCATGGAGAGTTAACAAATTCCATTATCAAATTTATCCAAGGACTTTTCATGGCTATTGGCAAATCTTTTCTGCCCTATCCTCAATCGGTTTTTCCAATCATCAATAATTTTTCCGTTTTAACAGGAATAGTAATTACCATACTTTTAGTAATCCTGACTTTGAAAAATAAATTACGCAACAAACGATATGGTTTAACCGGACTTGGTATTTTTATTTGTCTAATTGCTATACCCCTTTGGTACGGAGCCAATAGTTCGAGCGGTGAACACTACGAGCATCGCTTGTATTTACCGATTATTGGATTACTAATTTTTCTTTCTCAACTCAATATAAATTTTAATCACAAAAACTTTATTAAGGCTATGTATATTTTACTTATCGTTTTTGGGATAAAAGCTTTTATGCGGATGGATGTATATAAATCGCCATTGGCTTTTTGCGAGAGTGGAATAGCAGAAAACACCCAATATTTCCAATTTTATTTCGAGAAGGGAAATATTATGTACGATCAAAAAAAGTTTAGTGAAGCCATACAAAATTTTAATCAGGCACTTGAATTGCAAAGTAGACGTCCGCAAATACTCCATAACAGGGCTAATGCTTTATTGGAAGTTGGGAAACCGGAAGAAGCCATTGCTGATTATAATTTGGCTTATGAAGTTTCGGGGAAAGACCCCTTGATTCTGGTATCCCGCTGTGTGGCTTTTAATCGCATTGGAAAAATTCCGGAAGCCGAACGCGACCTTAAATTGCTTAAACAAAGTTGCGCACAATGTATTCCACCGGGTTTAGAAGAAAATATTAAAAAGAATTTTGACCGATATCAGTTTAATGTTATTCAAAAACTAATTAAGGAAGAACCCGGCAGGGCTATTTATTATGTGAACAGAGCTAAATTGTACCTCGATCATAAAATGCCAAAAGAAGCGCTGGCTGATTTACAAAAAGCCTGTGAATTGGAACCGGAAAACAAGGAATTTCAGACTTATTATCATGAATTAAATCAAAGTTTACCTCGTTAA